The Zonotrichia albicollis isolate bZonAlb1 chromosome W, bZonAlb1.hap1, whole genome shotgun sequence sequence GGAGGCAGAAGGCCGCGGGCAGTGGGAGGGCTGCCGGCAGTGGCTTTTGCCAAATGAGCAGGGTTTCCAAGCTGGGGACCGCGGTGGCCCACAATAGATGGTTGTGGGCCAGGAGCGTCCAGCACGGTGGCTTTCAGCAGTTCCAACCCAACTAAGGGTGACCACGGGCATCAGGCGCACTGGAGCCTGAGGCTGCCACTAGCAAAAGCTATGCTCATGGACTGGGGGAGTTTGGAGGCACTGAGTGCTACCAGGGGGTCGGGGTGTTTGAGCCCGGAGCTGCAGGTCTGTCAGTGCGGGCTGCTGGCGATGGGAGCCGTGTTTTTGTGGACCGAGAGATTCGGAGGCATGGTGCCGCCAGGGTAGCGGGAAGGCTTGGTTGTGTGACCTTGTTAATCACAGCGGTCACCAGCCTTGCGGCAGTGCCGCGGGACATATTCTGCACAGAGACCACTAAGAGTCAAAAACTTCTAGTTATGCAAGGGCTTCTCCACTGCCCACTAAAAATGCAGGTGTTGGAATGGTAGGTGCTGCTGCCTATTTCTTGTCCCCAACAAACCTCTCCTGCCAAAAAGCAAGTTGAGTTAACATTCAGGCAATGCAGTCAAACCTCCAATCAACACTCTCTGCAATTGGCTCAGCaacagagggaagaaaggctCTTTTGCAAGGTTTTATTCCAGCGGAGTATTGTGGTAGCTGAAGGGAAAGAACCACATGGAGCAGGCAGCTTAAGAAGAGGAAAGGGTAGGGGGCGGAGCtaagggctgggcagaggggactGATTTCCAGGGGAAGACAGGTGGCCACCAGGGACGCCAAGACAGTCAGGGGAAGACAGGGGAAGGAGAAACCAGAGGAAGCTGCGACACAAAAGTCCATTTGGGAGTCTGTTTTTCCCCCCAGGTGGGCTAACTCTATGGTAGGTAGTTATTGCTgtttccagggctggggactTGGGAACTGACCCAGAGGAGAGAGTTCATGGGATACTACAGCCCACCAGTCTGGGGCTGTGCAGATGCAGAGTGGGAGTGGACCAGTGCAGGGactggctgctggccctggccaggAACATTTCCTCCGAGGCGGTGCGCCATGACTGGCTCCGGATTGGCTAAAAAAACCTCTGGCAGACAGGTGGCCCAGTCCCAGGCTAGCAGCGGCAAGTGTTACAGCCCCCGGACAGCAGGCCTCTCTGAATCCCGAGGCCGAGGGAGAGGTGGGACATGTGAAAGTCCTCTCCCCAGCAGCGTTCTTGGGGGGCTCAAATCCTTGTAATCAAGGCCGCCCAGGCCGCGGTGACTTGGGAGTGCCAGgggggcagctgtgcccagcagggctggcaggggcacCAAGCTGGGGAAACTCTCCTGCCATATACATCAGCATAGAGCTGCGCGAACACAAGAGCACCACGTGAGCAGCTTAGCAGCTGCTTCCACTGGTGTTCCGAGAATATAATCTAATTATTTGATTTTACTTTCCAAGAAAAAGGCAAAgcttcttctttatttttctccgttttctttctttctttctctctccttttaaCTAATCAGGGAGGCGGGTTCTGTCAAGAGAACCGGTGGCTAAAATGAACTGTGAGCCGCCCTCCACAATGATAATGAGAGGAATAGcggatttgtctttacaaacaagctgtaggtctgctggtagataaaactagctctggaagataaaagaaacaatgggaaggattccactgattgatgaatggaaaaagatatttgcttttaccaataaactttaggtttgctgataaacaAAATTAGACATtaagagatgaaagaaacaatggggaagaaaaatccctacattccataagaattaaaaattaaaagggagagttacacattagagggaaatctttagTATCAGGTGTATCAGGGAGTCCGTACCTCtgaagtacctcagccaatggggaaagagagaagggaaatgcagctgggaaattaggataaaaaggaggctgtgtcctccaaaaattagagagaccccaggggaatgtcccatggcctctccctttattcgaataaagctagaaaggactcctctgtctcttttttggacataaacctctgatgtttgcggattaattttcctaacaacAAGGATCTCAAAGCACCCCCTTTAAGTTAAGAGGTATCCCTTGACAAAACACAACAGTGTAGGTGTGAAAGGGGTGGAGAATACCATGACCTATTTATTTACTCTTTGAACAGTACACTGTCACATATTTAGATGTTATACATTACTAATAAGTTTTGTATGCAGATTCAATTGTAATTAACATTATGAGATAAGTTAAGAAACCTCTACTAACATTCTGATTTCATTAGTGCATTTGAAATCACTTCATTTACAAACTTACAAAGCCTTCCAGAGAAAGCAGTTTCCAAATACTTTGTGGAGACTTTACACAGAAATGCTGTTAATGACATGACATCTTAATGATACCAGAGCCGAACTGTTCTCTCTCTGTGGGAAGCTTGATACACTACCTGATTGTACTGAATAATTTAGGCAATTCAGAAAGTAGTTTAATATGAATTTTTGGATTGTATTTCTAAATGCTGTTCATTATATCAGAAATCCTCTTGAATTTTGCCTAACAAGAGAGGAAAGATAGCTTCTTATTTAAGGAGCTGGGGGAAGGAGacttgggtttggtttttgtatTGACCTCTTCAGAGAAGGTACAACAAATCTATACTTGGCCTTAAAGGAATAGAGGTACAGGATGAGACATATTAATGTATGCCATGGGAACACTGAAAATTTGAAAATCTAGTACCTCTTCATTTCAAAGCCTTCAGTCTCATCTACTAGGAAGTGCCTCAGTATTTTCATCATTCTGAGAACAAGGGACAGCCAGTGCTTTGCCTTGTTATCGCTCTTTTCAGTGCCTTTCTCTCTGTTTCTAGCTTGTATTCATTTCAAAGGAGAAACCTCTTTTCCTTATAAAGAAGATAAGCCACATTTTTTATACTTGTTATGCTGAAATTATTCTTTATAAGAGAAGTACTTGTCTGAATCTCCACAATCTAAATAAATTACCTCTCCTTCATGCCGGTCAAGCCCCTAGGAAAGAGAGAACAACAGAAAAGGTTCCGTTTTGTAGCCTACTGGCATTGTAGAGTAAGAGACAAGAATCCAACACAGTCTTTCTTTAACCTTTCCTTTAAAACAACACTGTCTGATCCCAACCCAAAGGCACAGAGGGTAAAATACTAGCTAGAAGCGGCAGGGTGGTAACAAACAGTAGATATCTTACTACTGTCTTCACAGAAGAGCTCTGGGGAGTGCTTTACATGTATGTGCCAGTATGTATCTATGGGTATATGCGTACTAAGGTGTGTGAGTCTACACATACAAGACCTGCGTGTGCAGGtgtgcacagctctgggtgCACACACAAGTACCAAAGTGTACATGTTGTGTGCATTATTATGTGCATGTGTGTTAAATTATCCCCTCAGGTATGACTAAGCTGGTATACAGCCCTGTGTTTGTGAGTGTGCACAGGCTCTACAATTGTAAGCATAGCCTTGTGTAAGATATGTGTGTTGATaactgttgtagtgtgttgcaatgtcctgttttagacttccgggtcccttcccaggtgtgcctatacgcctctcccttccccctcaccccttgctgagtgagtcctgtcaatcaggcttaacattccaacaaggcgttgtgtggttggtcaagttcaaaagatgcccctatgcccagaggtcattggcctgtctaggtctCAGCCTCCcctgagaccccgcccctctcacctggttggtggctcacctgtcccctcccctccccctgccccgggagcttAAAAAggtaatcagaccatgcggtgGTTATTTTGTTGGAGCTGTTCCCatgattcagacctctgtaaccatggaataaacctctggatataaccctccagcagaatccatctcttttttctcttcaccttggcctgaagccttcttcctgaggtaaatggagttcctaacaagcctggacttgtttggCTGCCTAGCTGCAACCActagcaagctaaaggtgtctctggggtgatacaccacagctgccgcctttggcctagcagagagggtcagactggcccaggcacaatctaactggtaatattgggattcacaTTCCAACAGATAACATTACACATATTAGTGTGCACAGATTTATATGCTTGTGTTAATATACACAAGTTCTATGTACAAGCAAGTCTTGTGTTTGTGAGTGCATGTGCATTGGTAGAGACTGTACATAAGTGAGTGTCTCTGTGGCACACGTGTGCTAGCATGTGCAAGTAGAGCGTGCACAGCTCCGTGGGTGCGTGCAGGTATTGTAAATTAAAGATGACTCGGACAAAGGGGagagagaatgatgcatctgactctaTTATTAGAAGGCTAAAGagttactttattatactatactatgtACATTgtatctaaactgaatctgctaTGCACTCATTCTTGCTCACTACTGCTTACACTGCACTCATCTCTCATTCTCTCATGACTGTCCTGTGACAgtctgacacacacacacttcttggccctgataggccaagggaacaaaacatcttcactttgggtaaacaatctctatattgcattttactttagcacaacacaggcacagcaagcaAGATAAGaattatgttttctttcttctctgattGTTTCAAATgcttctctctgttcagagggcaTATGAATACCAGATGCAGGTGTGTGCTGCTAACAGGTACCTCTGTATGCCAAGGCTCTATACCAGTAAACAAATACCTGTGTGTGTGTACTAGTTCTGCACATGCCCCTACGTGCAGACATGGGCTGAGCACACGTGGCTCTGGATGCACAGCTCCATGCATACGGCTGCTGACTCACCTGAGAAAACaaatgtgtgtttgtgtgtgtcaaTGTATATGTATCACTACTGAGCTCTACTGACCAGAGGAGCCCTTAACTCCCTGTGTACAATATGTAGAGTTCAACTTAGTTATAACAGTAATACAAACCAACCCATTCAAACTGTTGTTATTTGTATTCTTACCTCATGCCTTAATTTTGTTGTAGACTAGTTAAAATGTATAAATGTGTAAATTCATTCTCATATATTGATAGACTAACACTACTCCCCTGTTACTGTACTTTTAGAAAGACAAGTGAAAATCTCACGAATACTCTAAGTGCTTTAGTTAACTGTTTAAGTACCATTTTTGAATTAAGAATTTAAATTGTATTAGTCATTAAAATAATTGTGCTATGAAAATTACAAGTATCTGttaaggagaggaacaatgaaaaacattaaaataatttgcttaAAACTGAAGTATAGTGAGAACCAGAGAGCAAGACCTGTACTTGCCACCAAGAAGATTACTGCTGCAGGTAGTAACCCTGTAGGCATGGGAGGTGGGGGCAAAAGCCATACCAGACCTCTGTTCACAAACTCTACCAATCATTTTACTTAAAAACCCTCTTCCACTGTCCTCACCCACATcaaaaaatactattttaaaaaaaagttaattactTAAGAcaaaaaacttataaaataGAAAAGGAGGGATTGTTACagatggataatgagatgaTTGGCTCTTGCAAATAAGGGGTGATTactgtgtgaatattaagaaaagctttagtgatgtaTAGTTATGTCATTGTAGTTTAGATGTCCTTTGTTCTCCGAATAGCTCCCTTCACCCCCGAGGATGAGGTCGAGATAAGAAATCAGGCAAGTTAGGCAGGAGATGAGCGTAGCTAATGGCCTTCTCTTGTGGTCGAGCTGAAGCACAAAGTGGAAACGCATAGGTAGTGGAATCAGGGACACATATTCTGGGAAGAATCTAAAGATGCTGCCAAGGTCTGTAGGGATGGGATCAGAAAAACTAAGGCAAAACTGCAGCTGAATTTGGCAGAAGATGTAAAGAAACATACGATGGACTTCCATGGGTGCATTGGTCAGAAAATAAGACTAAAGAAAGCGTACGCAACCCACGTGACTGCCCCCCCCCGCCAATAAAAAAAGCCAGGAGGTCTAGTGGCCAGCAACATGGAGAAGGCTGTGGTACTTGGCGAttcattttcctctgttttcacTGGCACGGTTACCAGACCTCTTGAGACCCTGAACCTCAAGGCAGGGACTTGGGGAACAAAGTCCCTTCCATCATAGGAAACGATCTCTTTTGAGACCACCCAAGGAACCTGTGGATACACAAGTCCTGCACCAGGGGAGGCACAACCCCGTGCACCAGTACATGCTGGAGGCTGATCGGCCGGAAAGCAGCTTTGCAAAATAGGACAATGTGCTCTTGCCTCAAAGGCGGCCAAGGATATCCTTAGCCCGACATAGAGTAAAGCAGGGTTCATATATGTTACAAGACAGTTGTGTGGACCATTCAAGGTGCTCActgtccccggggctgcaggGCACCACAGACCACCCTTGGGCAGCTTTGAGGGCACTGCCTACTTTTCTAAAAGCCTCTCTATCCAGCTTAACGCAAATCCTACTCTCCTGAGCCCTCAAGCCAGCAGTGCCGAACGCACGCTTTGCATTTTATTTGCTTCCAGGAGACGTGCAGCTTAGAAATGTCTGCAAGGGAAGTGGGGCTTTCAGCAAACAATGTAGAGCAACTTCGGTTGTTTTTTCATAATGTCCTGAGAAGTTAAAGGCAGGCCTGCCCTGGCCAAAGCAGTCATTTGactggagggagcagcagcaaaaaggCACGGGCACCTTTGGTGTGGGCTCGTTGCGGTAACAAAACCCAAGAAACAGTACTTGTAGCTACTACAGCCTCTTCTGCGACCTCGTAGCCCGCCCTCAGGGTCGCAGCACTACACAGGGCAGATCCCTCCGCGCCCCGCGGGCACCAGGTCGGCGAGAGCGGACCCGCCAAGGGGGGCGGGGAAAAGCGAAAATGACAGGCGAGACAGCAAATCGAGACGCGGGCCACAATCCGTCGGCCCAATGGGCGCCGCGGAGGGCCCGGCTTAGTGGAGGAAGTGGTCGGGGCGGACACGGGCGTTGTCCTTGGCTGGCGAGAGTGTGGGGGCGCTGGCCTCTGGCCCTGGTGGCGCCACTACTGTCTTCGGAAAGATTATCGGCAAGGCGTTTCTCTGGTATCGTCAGCGACGAGGACGAGGAGGTAGCCGCACCCTTGCTCTGTGCGCGgttcctcttcccttcccccctctccccctccacCCGCGCTTGCGGGCATCTGAGCCGAGGACCCGGCGCGCGGTGCCCGGGCGCGCGGCCGGGTGCTGCTGCGGCTGGGTGCAGGGACGGGGGACGGACGGGGCTTCTCTGGGTTGTGGCGCTCTCTACTGCACCATCCCCTAAGCTTGTTCTGAGCCGCATCTCCACCCCTCCGGGTGCCGCGGGCGTACTGAGTTGCTGGTGTTGTCCGGACTCGCCTCGCATTCCACCCCCACCGTGTCGTGTGCGCGCGTAGAGAAGGACCTCTGACGGTAACTTGGCCTCAATGTGTCTCCTAACAGCATCGAAGAGGTTTCGCAGCTTCGCTGTGCTAGGCTTTGGTTCTGAACCCGCAAACTGGATTATTAGGGCAAGGAATTACGGCTTTCTCTAGttaaaaacacaacaaaaccacAAAGTGGTCCTCTTGCAGGCTGCAACGGCTTTCTAGAACTTGTTTCTGTGGGGTAGTAAGACCGTGATAACAGCATGCTTTCAAGGGTCACGAGTGTTGGTGCTGGAAACTAGAGTGAGCTGCTTAGTCAGGGGGGAAACGAATACAGCCGTTGCCTATGCGATGTTAACTTTAAGGTAATATCCCCTATGACTTAGTTATTAAGATGCTGAAAGTTAACAGTTAGGGATGCCTTCTGCTTTTAAAGGCAGAGCTTGCACGCAGTAATAGAAGACAGACTCATCCTATGCACTTGCAGGCTTCCTGTCATAATGCGTGTGTTCAATACTTGAGCTCCCTGTCCTGTGGGAAAGGAATGGCCGCTGCTCTTCCACGTCACTAAACTCTTTGATGATTCAGTTAAGCCATTTGTCTCCAGTCTCTGCATGGACCACATCCGATAGAAAAACTGCTTAGGAAACAATCAGCCCGAACTAAAACATACTGGAGGTTGTTGATTGCAAGTAGTGCCCTGGCTCCTTGCCCCATTGTCTTGCATGACGAATCCCACTTCTGGAGGGGGCTCTGTAAAGATGTCGTGTTTTGGGTATAGAAAGCCTTATAATCATGCAAGAAAAATCAATGTtctggcttgtgtttggggtaaTCTGGTAATCTGCTTCTGTAGGAGTTCAGCGGGGCAGATGGGTTTGCATAAGCTCTTACCTTTCTCTAAAGCTGGTTATGTTTTAACTGTTTAATCTTCCTCCAGTGCCGTACGTTCCATGATCTTTTGCCCCTAGACGGGACGTTTTTCCTAGTCATGCCTAAGGAGCCAATTATCGAGTTGTCTGAAGCAGGAGGTTCTGGTGAATCTGTAAGTACCGTGTGAGCTTTCTGTATGCTAAACTGTACCTGTAGATAGTTCCTCATTTACTAGACTCTTTcccattcccccctttcccccttgACAGGGCACCGTAGGCTACTTTGGGTTTTCTGGCGCTCTCATCTTTTTGCCTCTAGCTTGTAATGGAGTTGAGCTTTTTGACTAAAAGCAGTGCTATCAAGCAGTGCTGGTCCCTGGGTATGTAGTTCTGGTGCAAAATGCAGTGTTGTTTTGGAGCGCAGTCTGGTGCCTATTGTCGTGGTTTAGAGTAAGAGTAGTAGAACTTCTAACATGCAGAAGAGCACTTGGGGTTTTTGGCAGGCCAGGGGC is a genomic window containing:
- the LOC141726875 gene encoding putative HIT-like protein slr1234 isoform X2, whose translation is MTGETANRDAGHNPSAQWAPRRARLSGGSGRGGHGRCPWLARVWGRWPLALVAPLLSSERLSARRFSGIVSDEDEECRTFHDLLPLDGTFFLVMPKEPIIELSEAGGSGESCRTFHDLLPLDGTFFLVMPKEPIIELSEAGGSGESLLEHVMIVGEMCVAHLGLTNGFRMVVDEGPEGGQSVYRIHLPVLGGRQLGWPPG